A region of Rhizobium grahamii DNA encodes the following proteins:
- a CDS encoding F0F1 ATP synthase subunit delta has protein sequence MADTSQLTSGVAERYASSLFELALEQGAVESVTKDLEQFQAMLDESDDLKRFVSSPVFSAEDQLKAIIAISEKAGISGFFANFLKVVARNRRLFALPGMIKAFRIIAANQRGEIAAEVTSAHALTAAQETELKAALKGVTGKDVAINVTVDPSILGGLIVKVGSRQIDTSLRTKLSTLKLALKEVG, from the coding sequence GTGGCAGACACATCCCAGCTTACTTCTGGTGTTGCAGAGCGCTATGCCTCGTCGTTGTTCGAGCTCGCGCTTGAGCAGGGCGCCGTCGAAAGCGTCACCAAGGACCTCGAGCAGTTCCAGGCGATGCTCGATGAGAGCGACGATCTGAAGCGTTTCGTTTCGAGCCCTGTTTTCTCGGCCGAAGATCAGCTGAAGGCGATCATTGCCATCAGCGAGAAGGCTGGCATCAGCGGATTCTTCGCAAACTTTCTGAAGGTCGTGGCGCGTAACCGCCGCCTCTTTGCTCTCCCGGGCATGATCAAGGCCTTCCGCATCATTGCTGCCAACCAGCGTGGTGAAATTGCTGCCGAGGTTACCTCGGCCCATGCGCTCACAGCAGCGCAGGAAACTGAATTGAAGGCGGCGCTCAAGGGCGTCACCGGCAAAGACGTGGCGATCAACGTCACGGTTGATCCGTCAATTCTTGGTGGTCTGATCGTGAAGGTCGGGTCCCGTCAGATTGATACGTCTCTTCGTACAAAACTCTCTACCCTTAAGCTTGCATTGAAAGAGGTCGGCTGA
- the atpA gene encoding F0F1 ATP synthase subunit alpha, whose protein sequence is MDIRAAEISAILKDQIKNFGKEAEVSEVGQVLSVGDGIARVYGLDNVQAGEMVEFPGGIRGMALNLESDNVGVVIFGSDRDIKEGDTVKRTGAIVDVPVGPELLGRVVDALGNPIDGKGPINATRRARVDVKAPGIIPRKSVHEPMSTGLKAIDALIPVGRGQRELVIGDRQTGKTAIILDAILNQKAIHDNGPDGEKLYCVYVAIGQKRSTVAQFVKVLEERGAMKYSIVVAATASDPAPMQYLAPFAGCTMGEYFRDNGQHALIGYDDLSKQAVAYRQMSLLLRRPPGREAYPGDVFYLHSRLLERAAKLSDEKGAGSLTALPVIETQGNDVSAFIPTNVISITDGQIFLETDLFYQGIRPAVNVGLSVSRVGSAAQIKAMKQVAGSIKGELAQYREMAAFAQFGSDLDASTQRLLNRGARLTELLKQPQFSPLKTEEQVAVIFAGVNGYLDKIPVAQVGKFEQGLLSYLRSEGSAILDTIRTDKAISDDTKGKLTAAVDSFAKSFA, encoded by the coding sequence ATGGATATCCGCGCTGCGGAAATTTCCGCAATTCTCAAAGACCAGATCAAAAACTTCGGTAAAGAGGCAGAAGTCTCGGAAGTCGGTCAGGTTCTCTCCGTCGGTGACGGTATCGCTCGCGTTTACGGTCTGGACAATGTTCAGGCAGGCGAAATGGTCGAATTCCCCGGCGGCATCCGTGGTATGGCGCTGAACCTTGAATCTGACAACGTCGGTGTTGTTATTTTCGGTTCGGACCGCGACATCAAGGAAGGCGACACCGTCAAGCGGACCGGCGCCATCGTTGACGTTCCGGTTGGTCCGGAACTGCTCGGCCGCGTTGTCGACGCTCTCGGCAACCCGATCGACGGCAAGGGCCCGATCAACGCGACGCGCCGTGCGCGCGTTGATGTCAAGGCTCCTGGCATCATTCCGCGTAAGTCGGTTCATGAGCCGATGTCGACCGGCCTCAAGGCTATCGACGCGCTCATCCCGGTCGGCCGTGGCCAGCGTGAGCTCGTCATTGGTGACCGTCAGACCGGCAAGACCGCGATCATTCTCGATGCGATCCTGAACCAGAAGGCTATCCACGACAACGGCCCGGACGGCGAAAAGCTGTACTGCGTCTACGTCGCTATCGGCCAGAAGCGTTCGACTGTTGCCCAGTTCGTCAAGGTTCTCGAAGAACGCGGCGCAATGAAGTACTCGATCGTTGTTGCCGCTACGGCTTCCGATCCGGCTCCGATGCAGTACCTGGCGCCGTTCGCCGGCTGCACGATGGGCGAATACTTTCGCGACAACGGTCAGCACGCGCTGATCGGTTACGACGACCTGTCCAAGCAGGCTGTTGCCTATCGCCAGATGTCGCTGCTGCTGCGCCGCCCGCCGGGCCGCGAAGCTTATCCGGGCGACGTTTTCTACCTGCACTCGCGTCTCCTCGAGCGCGCTGCAAAGCTCTCCGACGAGAAGGGCGCTGGCTCTCTGACGGCTCTGCCGGTCATCGAAACCCAGGGCAACGACGTTTCGGCGTTCATTCCGACCAACGTGATCTCGATCACCGACGGCCAGATCTTCCTTGAAACCGACCTGTTCTACCAGGGCATTCGTCCGGCCGTTAACGTCGGTCTGTCGGTTTCGCGCGTTGGTTCTGCCGCTCAGATCAAGGCCATGAAGCAGGTTGCCGGCTCGATCAAGGGCGAGCTCGCCCAGTATCGTGAAATGGCTGCCTTCGCCCAGTTCGGTTCGGACCTCGATGCTTCGACGCAGCGCCTGCTGAACCGCGGTGCACGCCTGACCGAACTCCTGAAGCAGCCGCAGTTCTCGCCACTGAAGACGGAAGAGCAGGTCGCAGTGATCTTCGCTGGCGTCAATGGCTATCTCGACAAGATCCCGGTCGCACAGGTCGGCAAGTTCGAGCAGGGCCTGCTGTCGTACCTTCGTTCGGAAGGCTCGGCTATCCTCGACACGATCCGCACGGACAAGGCAATCAGCGACGATACGAAGGGCAAGCTCACGGCTGCCGTCGATAGCTTCGCGAAGTCCTTCGCCTAA
- a CDS encoding DUF4345 domain-containing protein: MELYFPEEFGEQLAFCSAAFAVLAGLVIMFAPGYSMRLFGLQPREGRRDGYAELRSTGGMYLALGLAPIMLAQPNTYLVFGAAFAMAAFARIISLLSDKGSTILNYLLLVVQVILAALPLAYVFGFFSA; encoded by the coding sequence ATGGAACTATATTTTCCTGAGGAATTTGGCGAGCAACTGGCTTTTTGCTCGGCGGCATTCGCGGTTTTGGCGGGCCTCGTTATCATGTTCGCTCCCGGATATTCGATGCGGCTCTTCGGGCTTCAGCCGCGAGAAGGGCGGCGCGACGGATATGCGGAGCTTCGCTCGACGGGCGGAATGTATCTCGCGCTGGGGCTCGCCCCCATCATGTTGGCTCAGCCAAATACTTACCTGGTCTTCGGCGCAGCCTTCGCCATGGCGGCTTTCGCGCGCATCATTTCTCTCCTTTCAGATAAGGGGAGCACGATTCTCAACTATTTACTTCTGGTTGTGCAAGTCATCCTGGCAGCCCTCCCGCTCGCCTATGTCTTCGGTTTCTTTTCCGCTTGA
- a CDS encoding F0F1 ATP synthase subunit epsilon — protein MADNFNFELVSPERLLLSEMVTEVVIPATEGEMTVMAHHAPTMTTIKPGIVSVRSANGKKQDYVVFGGFADILPTGCTLLAESAVIVQDLSKDELTLRIDAAKTELDDAHHHEQKSRLEHYIMELTHLQGVVNKD, from the coding sequence ATGGCTGACAATTTCAATTTTGAACTCGTATCTCCCGAGCGTCTGCTGCTGTCGGAGATGGTGACCGAAGTTGTCATTCCGGCAACCGAAGGTGAGATGACCGTCATGGCGCACCATGCGCCGACGATGACGACCATCAAGCCGGGCATCGTCAGCGTTCGCTCTGCTAACGGCAAGAAGCAGGACTACGTGGTGTTCGGCGGCTTTGCGGACATTCTGCCGACCGGCTGCACGCTGCTCGCGGAATCTGCAGTCATCGTGCAGGACCTGTCCAAGGACGAGCTGACGCTGCGCATCGACGCGGCGAAGACCGAACTCGATGACGCGCACCACCATGAGCAGAAGTCCCGGCTTGAGCACTACATCATGGAGCTCACGCATCTGCAGGGTGTGGTCAACAAGGACTGA
- a CDS encoding primosomal protein N', with product MSTDSSDLFGALFETLPANRTVPVLVPMPAPKPYSYAVPDGMAVEPGSVVQVPLGPRQVIGVVWDGGEDGVDPKKLRPISHVFDCPPLTKEMRDFIDWVATYTLSPPGLVARMALRAPNAFEPEPMVEGLRFMGGEPERMTPARARVLDAAADGLSWTRTGLAHAAGVSTSVVDGLISQGIFETVFLPPPPVVAKPDPDFAAARLEGPQREAADEILDEVRKGEFAVSLIDGVTGSGKTEVYFEAIAETLRRGKQVLILLPEIALTASFLERFQDRFGAKPAEWHSDLPPRMREKVWRQAVTGEVRVVAGARSALFLPFEDLGLIIVDEEHDPAYKQEDRVYYNARDMAVVRGRIGDFPVVLVSATPSVESQVNGQSGRYTTIHMPTRFGDAALPDLHLVDMRRHAPERGGFLSPVLIRAIGKTVEKQQQALLFLNRRGYAPLTLCRVCGHRFQCPQCSSWLVEHRFKRQLQCHQCGHSERTPEACPECGTFDHLVACGPGVERIAEEVERHFPEARTIVLSSDMMGGVKRLRLELEAIAKGEADIVIGTQLVAKGHNFPLMTLVGIVDADLGLANGDPRAAERTFQLLSQVTGRAGRTGLKSHGLLQTYQPQHPVMQAIVSGDAGAFYEREIAERERAILPPFGRLASIIVSAETRHDAENHARAVRSAAPHVSGIAVLGPAEAPLALVRGRHRFRLLVHGRKNSDMQAFLRAMLAQAPKERGSVHVQLDIDPQSFL from the coding sequence ATGAGCACAGATTCGTCCGATCTCTTTGGAGCGCTGTTTGAAACGCTGCCGGCAAACCGCACGGTTCCGGTGCTCGTTCCCATGCCTGCGCCCAAGCCTTATTCCTACGCCGTGCCGGATGGCATGGCGGTCGAGCCCGGGTCGGTCGTGCAGGTGCCGCTCGGCCCGCGCCAGGTGATCGGCGTCGTCTGGGACGGTGGCGAGGATGGCGTCGATCCCAAGAAGCTGAGACCGATCAGCCATGTCTTCGATTGCCCGCCGCTCACCAAGGAAATGCGTGACTTCATCGATTGGGTCGCGACCTATACCCTGTCGCCGCCGGGGCTCGTGGCGCGGATGGCGCTTCGCGCGCCGAATGCCTTCGAGCCCGAGCCGATGGTGGAGGGGTTGCGCTTCATGGGCGGCGAGCCGGAGCGGATGACGCCGGCGAGAGCGCGTGTGCTCGATGCGGCAGCGGATGGCCTGTCATGGACGCGCACCGGACTTGCTCATGCAGCCGGCGTTTCGACGAGCGTCGTCGACGGTTTGATCAGCCAGGGGATTTTCGAGACCGTTTTCCTGCCGCCTCCGCCTGTCGTTGCCAAGCCCGATCCCGATTTTGCCGCGGCGCGGCTCGAAGGCCCGCAACGCGAGGCGGCGGACGAAATTCTGGACGAAGTCCGAAAGGGCGAATTCGCGGTTTCGCTGATCGATGGCGTCACCGGTTCGGGAAAAACCGAGGTCTATTTCGAGGCGATCGCTGAAACGCTGAGGCGTGGCAAGCAGGTCTTGATTCTCCTGCCGGAAATTGCGCTGACCGCAAGCTTTCTGGAGCGTTTCCAGGATCGCTTCGGGGCCAAGCCGGCGGAGTGGCATTCCGACCTCCCGCCACGCATGCGCGAAAAGGTCTGGCGCCAGGCGGTGACCGGTGAGGTTCGCGTTGTTGCCGGCGCGCGCTCCGCTCTGTTCCTGCCGTTTGAAGATCTCGGGCTGATTATCGTCGACGAAGAGCACGACCCTGCCTACAAGCAGGAAGACCGCGTCTATTACAATGCGCGCGACATGGCCGTTGTTCGCGGACGGATCGGTGACTTCCCCGTGGTGCTTGTCTCTGCGACGCCGTCCGTCGAGAGCCAGGTCAACGGCCAGAGCGGTCGCTACACCACCATTCACATGCCGACACGCTTCGGCGATGCGGCCTTGCCGGACCTTCACCTCGTCGACATGCGTCGGCATGCACCTGAGCGCGGTGGCTTCCTGTCGCCGGTGCTGATTCGGGCGATCGGCAAGACGGTAGAGAAGCAACAGCAGGCGCTGCTGTTCCTCAACCGACGGGGCTATGCACCGCTGACGCTCTGCCGCGTCTGCGGCCATCGGTTCCAATGCCCGCAATGCTCCAGCTGGCTCGTCGAGCATCGCTTCAAGAGGCAGTTGCAGTGCCATCAATGCGGCCATTCGGAGCGCACGCCTGAAGCCTGCCCGGAATGCGGCACGTTCGATCACCTCGTCGCCTGTGGCCCGGGTGTCGAGCGTATTGCCGAGGAGGTGGAGCGTCATTTTCCCGAGGCGCGAACGATCGTGCTCTCGTCCGACATGATGGGCGGGGTCAAACGGCTGCGGCTCGAACTCGAGGCGATCGCCAAGGGTGAAGCCGATATCGTCATCGGCACGCAGCTTGTGGCCAAGGGTCACAACTTTCCCCTGATGACGCTGGTCGGGATCGTCGACGCGGACCTCGGCCTCGCCAATGGCGACCCACGGGCCGCGGAGCGTACATTCCAGCTCCTGTCGCAGGTTACGGGCCGCGCCGGGCGTACCGGCCTGAAAAGTCATGGCCTGTTGCAAACCTATCAGCCGCAGCATCCGGTCATGCAGGCGATCGTCTCAGGCGATGCGGGCGCATTTTACGAGAGAGAGATCGCCGAGCGCGAGCGCGCGATCCTGCCGCCGTTCGGGCGCTTGGCGTCGATCATCGTGTCGGCAGAAACGCGGCACGATGCGGAAAACCATGCGCGGGCGGTGAGAAGTGCCGCGCCTCACGTCTCCGGTATCGCCGTCCTCGGGCCGGCCGAGGCGCCGTTGGCGCTGGTTCGCGGCCGGCACCGTTTCCGTCTTCTCGTGCACGGTCGGAAAAACTCGGACATGCAGGCGTTTCTGAGGGCGATGCTGGCGCAAGCGCCAAAGGAGCGTGGCTCGGTGCACGTCCAGCTCGACATCGACCCGCAAAGCTTCCTGTAG
- a CDS encoding formate dehydrogenase subunit gamma, translating into MNIHVAKGDIATRTIAIIDHLKHLEGPLLPILHEIQDEFGYVPHEALPVIAKELNLSRAEVHGVVTFYHDYRDHPAGRHVLKLCRAEACQSMGGDLLAERVKALLGVDWHGTTPDGAITLEPVFCLGLCSCSPSAMMDGEVHGRVDAADLEALISEARR; encoded by the coding sequence ATGAATATCCATGTCGCCAAAGGCGATATCGCAACGCGCACCATCGCGATCATCGACCATCTCAAGCATCTCGAAGGGCCGTTGTTGCCGATCCTGCACGAGATCCAGGATGAGTTCGGCTACGTCCCGCACGAGGCGTTGCCTGTCATCGCGAAAGAGCTGAACCTTTCGCGCGCCGAGGTGCATGGCGTCGTCACCTTCTATCATGATTATCGCGATCATCCCGCTGGTCGGCATGTGCTGAAGCTCTGTCGTGCCGAGGCCTGTCAGTCGATGGGCGGCGATCTGCTGGCCGAGCGCGTCAAGGCGCTGCTTGGCGTCGACTGGCACGGCACGACGCCTGATGGAGCGATTACGCTGGAACCCGTCTTCTGTCTTGGGCTCTGTTCGTGCTCGCCGTCCGCGATGATGGACGGCGAGGTACATGGGCGGGTGGACGCCGCCGATCTCGAGGCGCTGATTTCGGAGGCACGTCGATGA
- a CDS encoding F0F1 ATP synthase subunit gamma, protein MPSLKDLKNRIASVKATQKITKAMKMVAAAKLRRAQEAAEAARPYSQRMGAVLANIAGAMTDADGAPALMTGTGKDQVHLLVVCTAERGLCGGFNSQISRFARDHARKLIAEGKTVKFFTVGKKGYDVLRREFASLIVERKELRDVKKVGFENADQIGKRIIEMFDADEFDVCTLFYSEFKSVISQVPTAQQLIPASAPTAVVQDEEHAGAVYEYEPDPASILEDLIPRNISVQIFRALLENVAGEMGAKMSAMDNATRNAGEMINKLTLNYNRQRQAQITKELIEIISGAEAL, encoded by the coding sequence ATGCCTTCACTTAAGGATCTGAAAAACCGGATCGCCTCCGTCAAGGCGACGCAGAAGATCACCAAGGCGATGAAAATGGTCGCCGCGGCGAAGCTGCGTCGCGCGCAGGAGGCGGCCGAGGCCGCCCGTCCGTACTCGCAGCGCATGGGTGCCGTTCTGGCAAACATCGCCGGTGCGATGACGGACGCCGACGGCGCGCCGGCGCTGATGACCGGCACCGGCAAGGACCAGGTTCACTTGCTGGTTGTCTGCACTGCCGAACGCGGCCTGTGCGGCGGCTTCAACTCGCAGATCTCGCGTTTTGCGCGCGATCACGCTCGCAAGCTCATTGCTGAAGGCAAGACCGTCAAGTTCTTCACCGTCGGCAAGAAGGGTTACGACGTTCTGCGTCGTGAATTCGCCTCGCTGATCGTCGAGCGCAAGGAATTGCGCGACGTGAAGAAGGTCGGCTTCGAGAATGCGGATCAGATCGGCAAGCGCATCATCGAGATGTTCGACGCCGACGAGTTCGACGTCTGCACGTTGTTCTACTCCGAATTCAAGTCGGTCATTTCGCAGGTTCCGACGGCACAGCAGCTCATCCCCGCATCGGCCCCCACGGCCGTTGTCCAGGACGAGGAGCATGCCGGCGCAGTCTACGAATACGAGCCGGATCCGGCATCGATCCTCGAGGATCTGATTCCGCGCAACATCTCGGTCCAGATTTTCCGCGCGCTCCTTGAGAACGTTGCCGGCGAAATGGGTGCCAAGATGAGCGCCATGGACAATGCAACGCGCAACGCTGGTGAAATGATCAACAAGCTGACGCTGAACTACAACCGTCAGCGCCAGGCTCAGATCACCAAGGAACTCATTGAAATCATTTCGGGCGCGGAAGCGCTCTGA
- the atpD gene encoding F0F1 ATP synthase subunit beta, whose translation MAKAATPKKAAAGSAGKVTQVIGAVVDVAFEGELPAILNALETTNGGNRLVLEVAQHLGENEVRTIAMDSTEGLVRGQPVSDTGGPITVPVGPETLGRIMNVIGEPVDEAGPLVTSGKRAIHQDAPAYVDQSTEAQILVTGIKVVDLLAPYAKGGKIGLFGGAGVGKTVLIMELINNVAKAHGGYSVFAGVGERTREGNDLYHEMIESGVNKHGGGEGSKAALVYGQMNEPPGARARVALTGLTIAEDFRDKGQDVLFFVDNIFRFTQAGSEVSALLGRIPSAVGYQPTLATDMGQMQERITTTTTGSITSVQAIYVPADDLTDPAPATSFAHLDATTVLSRSIAEKGIYPAVDPLDSTSRMLDPIVVGEEHYEVARKVQSTLQRYKALQDIIAILGMDELSEEDKLAVARARKIERFLSQPFFVAEVFTGSPGKLVALEDTIKGFKGLVNGDYDHLPEAAFYMVGSMEEAIEKAKKLSAAA comes from the coding sequence ATGGCTAAGGCAGCTACCCCCAAGAAGGCCGCGGCAGGCTCCGCCGGCAAGGTTACGCAGGTTATCGGCGCCGTCGTGGACGTTGCTTTCGAAGGCGAACTGCCGGCGATCTTGAACGCGCTCGAAACCACGAACGGCGGCAACCGCCTCGTTCTCGAAGTGGCGCAGCATCTTGGTGAAAACGAAGTCCGCACGATCGCCATGGACTCGACCGAAGGTCTGGTTCGCGGTCAGCCGGTCTCCGACACCGGTGGTCCGATCACGGTTCCGGTCGGTCCGGAAACGCTCGGCCGTATCATGAACGTCATCGGTGAGCCGGTCGACGAAGCTGGCCCGCTGGTCACCTCCGGCAAGCGCGCGATCCACCAGGACGCTCCTGCCTACGTCGACCAGTCGACCGAAGCACAGATCCTCGTCACCGGCATCAAGGTCGTCGACCTGCTCGCGCCTTACGCAAAGGGCGGCAAGATCGGCCTGTTCGGCGGCGCTGGCGTCGGCAAGACCGTTCTGATCATGGAACTGATCAACAACGTCGCCAAGGCGCACGGTGGTTACTCGGTATTCGCAGGCGTGGGTGAACGTACCCGCGAAGGCAACGACCTTTACCACGAAATGATCGAATCGGGCGTCAACAAGCATGGCGGCGGCGAAGGCTCGAAGGCAGCCCTCGTTTACGGCCAGATGAACGAACCGCCGGGCGCCCGCGCTCGCGTCGCTCTGACGGGTCTCACCATCGCTGAAGACTTCCGCGACAAGGGCCAGGACGTTCTGTTCTTCGTCGACAACATCTTCCGTTTCACCCAGGCAGGTTCGGAAGTGTCCGCTCTGCTCGGCCGTATTCCTTCGGCCGTTGGTTATCAGCCGACGCTCGCCACCGATATGGGCCAGATGCAGGAACGCATCACGACCACGACGACGGGGTCGATCACCTCGGTTCAGGCGATTTACGTCCCCGCCGACGACTTGACCGACCCGGCTCCGGCAACCTCGTTCGCCCACCTGGACGCAACGACCGTTCTGTCGCGTTCGATCGCTGAAAAGGGTATCTACCCGGCCGTTGACCCGCTCGACTCCACGTCGCGCATGCTCGACCCGATCGTTGTCGGCGAAGAGCACTACGAAGTGGCTCGTAAGGTTCAGTCGACGCTGCAGCGCTACAAGGCTCTCCAGGACATCATCGCGATCCTGGGCATGGACGAACTGTCCGAAGAGGACAAGCTGGCCGTTGCCCGCGCCCGCAAGATCGAGCGCTTCCTGTCGCAGCCGTTCTTCGTTGCTGAAGTCTTCACCGGTTCGCCGGGCAAGCTCGTCGCGCTCGAAGACACGATCAAGGGCTTCAAGGGCCTGGTCAACGGCGACTACGACCATCTGCCGGAAGCTGCCTTCTACATGGTTGGCTCGATGGAAGAAGCCATCGAAAAGGCCAAGAAGCTGTCCGCAGCTGCCTGA
- a CDS encoding ArsR/SmtB family transcription factor has translation MHLPTPRSGMPDHEFQKFSARAREASDLLKALAHHTRLLILCILAEGERTVGEIEDILGIQQAMVSQQLARLRMEGIVNTRRQGRLIYYRVENPGTVAFLRTLFVMVPAEA, from the coding sequence ATGCATTTGCCTACACCGAGATCGGGTATGCCCGATCACGAATTTCAGAAATTCTCCGCGCGCGCACGAGAGGCGAGCGATCTTCTAAAAGCGCTCGCCCACCATACGCGGCTGCTCATCCTCTGCATTCTTGCCGAGGGGGAGAGAACGGTAGGCGAGATCGAGGATATCCTCGGCATCCAACAAGCGATGGTTTCTCAACAGCTTGCCCGTCTGCGGATGGAGGGGATCGTCAATACGCGCCGACAGGGACGGTTGATCTACTATCGCGTGGAAAACCCTGGCACGGTCGCTTTCCTGCGGACACTGTTCGTCATGGTCCCGGCGGAGGCCTAA
- a CDS encoding LysR family transcriptional regulator: MIDKLEFFIALANEKHFGRAAEECGISQPSLSAAIRQLEDQLGVILVQRGSRFQGLTPEGQRVLEWARRIVGDARTMREEMRAARKGLSGHIKIAAIPTALSMLTKITAPFQERHPDVTFSIVSRNSLQVLSMLENLEIDAGITYLENEPLGRVTTVPLYAEHYNLITAAGSPLSDRESVTWKEVGLLRLCLLTADMQNRRIINQHLAEAGAVAHPTLESNSMIVLFSHVRTGRWASIMPRNIAKSFGFPAEIRMIPITEPQAHHLVGLVATHREPFTPLVSALLHEARNLAEEADF, translated from the coding sequence ATGATCGACAAGCTGGAATTCTTCATCGCACTCGCAAACGAGAAGCATTTTGGCCGTGCTGCCGAAGAGTGCGGAATTTCACAACCTTCACTTTCAGCCGCGATCCGCCAGTTGGAGGATCAGCTGGGCGTCATTCTCGTGCAGCGTGGTTCACGCTTTCAGGGCTTAACGCCCGAGGGGCAGCGCGTGCTGGAATGGGCCCGGCGTATCGTCGGTGATGCCCGCACGATGCGGGAGGAGATGCGCGCCGCCCGGAAGGGCCTTTCCGGACATATCAAGATCGCGGCAATTCCAACAGCCTTGTCGATGCTGACGAAGATCACGGCGCCGTTTCAGGAGCGGCATCCGGATGTGACCTTTTCGATCGTCTCCAGGAACTCGCTGCAGGTCCTGAGCATGCTTGAAAATCTGGAGATCGATGCCGGGATCACATACCTCGAGAACGAGCCGCTCGGGCGCGTCACCACCGTTCCGCTCTATGCCGAGCACTACAATCTGATCACGGCCGCCGGCAGCCCTCTCTCGGATCGCGAGAGTGTGACGTGGAAGGAAGTCGGTCTTCTTCGGCTTTGTCTATTGACGGCGGACATGCAAAACCGCCGCATCATCAACCAGCATCTCGCAGAAGCGGGCGCCGTTGCGCATCCGACACTCGAGTCGAACTCGATGATCGTGCTGTTCTCACACGTCCGGACAGGACGCTGGGCGAGCATCATGCCACGCAATATTGCGAAATCATTCGGTTTTCCTGCCGAAATCAGGATGATCCCGATCACCGAACCGCAAGCGCATCATCTCGTCGGTCTGGTGGCGACGCATCGTGAGCCATTCACGCCACTGGTTTCGGCATTATTGCACGAAGCACGAAATCTCGCTGAAGAAGCGGATTTTTGA
- a CDS encoding SDR family NAD(P)-dependent oxidoreductase, which produces MFHPKLFENRNVVVTGAGRGIGLEVTRQFLDCGAKVLAHIGRESERSLPDFLLTAEADRRAFLVAADFSKGEGTQAFANKVLSTFDRIDVLVNNAGTMVGRFPADQLTDEQYDAVVQLNQTSVVELTRALIPALRAAQAAAIVNTVSISALTGGSPGSAIYSASKAFVATYSKALARELAPSGVRVNCVSPGTIETDFHQRYSSPEKLEATRKSIPLQRLGTAEDCAPAYLFLSAPSLSGYVTGQVLEINGGQLIC; this is translated from the coding sequence ATGTTTCATCCGAAGCTTTTCGAAAATCGCAATGTCGTAGTAACAGGCGCAGGCAGGGGGATTGGACTGGAGGTTACCCGCCAGTTTCTCGACTGCGGTGCCAAGGTGCTTGCTCACATCGGTCGGGAGAGCGAGCGCAGCTTGCCCGATTTTCTGCTGACGGCCGAGGCCGATCGGCGCGCGTTTCTTGTCGCGGCCGACTTCAGCAAGGGCGAGGGAACGCAGGCCTTTGCCAACAAGGTGCTTTCGACGTTCGATCGCATCGATGTTCTCGTGAACAATGCGGGCACCATGGTCGGCCGTTTTCCCGCCGATCAACTGACGGACGAGCAGTATGATGCCGTCGTGCAGCTCAACCAGACATCCGTTGTGGAGCTGACACGCGCGCTCATTCCGGCATTGCGGGCGGCGCAGGCTGCGGCGATCGTCAATACGGTTTCCATTTCGGCGCTGACGGGCGGGAGCCCCGGATCGGCAATCTATTCGGCGTCGAAGGCGTTCGTCGCCACTTACTCGAAGGCGCTTGCGCGAGAACTGGCGCCCAGTGGGGTCCGGGTCAACTGCGTTTCGCCCGGCACCATCGAGACGGATTTTCATCAGCGCTATTCTTCTCCCGAGAAGCTTGAGGCGACTCGCAAGAGCATTCCGCTGCAGCGCCTTGGTACCGCCGAAGACTGCGCACCCGCTTACCTGTTTCTATCTGCTCCTTCACTTTCCGGTTATGTGACCGGGCAAGTACTTGAAATCAACGGCGGTCAGCTCATCTGCTAA